Proteins found in one Sorghum bicolor cultivar BTx623 chromosome 1, Sorghum_bicolor_NCBIv3, whole genome shotgun sequence genomic segment:
- the LOC8054213 gene encoding T-complex protein 1 subunit gamma, with protein MALHAPVLVLKDSLKRESGAKVHQANIQAAKAVADIIRTTLGPRSMLKMLLDAGGGIVVTNDGNAILREIDIAHPAAKSMIELSRTQDEEVGDGTTSVIVLAGEMLHVAQAFIDKNYHPTVICRAYTKALDDAIAVLDKIAMPVDVNDRGAMLGLVKSSIGTKFTGQFGDLIADLAIDATTTAGVDLGQGMREVDIKKYIKVEKVPGGQLEDSRVLKGVMINKDVVAPGKMRRKIVNPRIILLDCPVEYKKGENQTNAELMKEEDWQVLLEMEEEYIKNLCAQILKFKPDLVITEKGLSDLAIHYLSKAGVSAIRRLRKTDNNRIAKACGAVIVNRPEELQESDVGTGAGLFEVKKIGDEFFAFIVDCKDPKACTVLLRGASKDVLNEVERNLQDAMSVARNILKNPKLLPGGGATELTVSATLKQKSSSVEGVEKWPYEAAALAFEAIPRTLAQNCGLNVIRIMTQLQGKHANGENAWVGIDGRSGDIVDMKERKIWDSYSVKAQTFKTAIEAACMLLRIDDIVSGIKKKQAPGASAPKQPQIETEGDADNEQMIPE; from the exons ATGGCGCTTCACGCCCCGGTCCTCGTGCTGA AGGACTCGCTGAAGCGGGAGTCTGGCGCGAAGGTTCACCAAGCCAACATCCAGGCGGCCAAG GCTGTTGCTGACATCATACGCACTACATTGGGTCCCAGATCCATGCTGAAAATGCTTCTGGATGCTGGTGGAG GTATTGTGGTTACTAATGATGGGAATGCTATTTTGAGGGAAATAGACATCGCACACCCTGCTGCCAAG tctatgattgaactaaGTCGTACACAGGATGAAGAAGTTGGTGATGGCACTACATCTGTCATTGTTCTAG CTGGAGAGATGCTACACGTTGCACAGGCATTCATTGACAAGAACTACCATCCAACTGTTATTTGCCGAG CATACACCAAAGCGCTTGATGATGCTATTGCTGTACTTGACAAAATTGCAATGCCTGTTGATGTGAATGACC GTGGGGCAATGCTAGGCCTTGTGAAGAGCTCTATTGGTACAAAATTCACTGGCCAGTTTGGTGACCTTATTGCT GACCTTGCTATTGATGCTACTACAACAGCAGGTGTTGACCTTGGTCAGGGTATGCGTGAAGTTGATATCAAGAAATACATTAAAGTTGAAAAGGTACCTGGTGGTCAGTTGGAGGATTCTAGAGTCCTTAAAGGAGTTATGATCAATAAGGATGTTGTAGCTCCTGGAAAAATGAGGAGAAAGATAGTTAACCCCCGTATCATCCTCTTGGACTGCCCTGTTGAGTATAAGAAAGGAGAAAATCAGACCAACGCTGAGTTaatgaaggaagaagattg GCAGGTTCTGCTAGAgatggaggaagaatacataaaGAACCTGTGCGCTCAAATTCTAAAATTCAAGCCTGATTTAGTCATCACAGAGAAAGGGCTCAGTGATCTCGCTATCCATTATTTAAGCAAAGCTGGTGTTAGTGCAATCCGTAGACTTAGGAAAACTGACAACAACAGGATTGCTAAAGCTTGTGGAGCAGTTATAGTGAACAGGCCTGAGGAGCTCCAAGAATCTGATGTGGGAACAGGAGCTGGCCTGTTTGAGGTCAAGAAGATAGGTGATGAATTCTTTGCCTTTATTGTTGACTGTAAAGATCCCAAGGCATGTACTGTTCTGTTGAGGGGAGCAAGCAAGGATGTATTGAATGAAGTTGAGAGAAACCTGCAG GATGCCATGTCCGTTGCAAGAAACATTTTGAAAAATCCAAAACTCCTTCCTGGAGGTGGTGCTACAGAGCTGACTGTATCAGCGACACTGAAGCAAAAGAGTTCTTCAGTTGAAGGCGTGGAAAAG TGGCCCTAtgaagctgctgctctagcattTGAGGCAATTCCAAGGACTTTGGCCCAAAATTGTGGTTTGAATGTTATTAGGATAATGACACAACTTCAGGGAAAG CATGCTAATGGTGAAAATGCGTGGGTTGGCATTGATGGAAGGAGTGGTGATATTGTTGATATGAAAGAGCGAAAG ATCTGGGATTCCTACAGCGTTAAAGCGCAGACGTTCAAGACAGCAATTGAGGCCGCTTGCATGCTTTTGAGAATCGATGACATTGTTAGCGGTATCAAGAAGAAGCAGGCCCCTGGAGCCTCAGCTCCAAAGCAACCCCAAATTGAAACTGAGGGCGATGCTGACAATGAGCAGATGATCCCAGAGTAG
- the LOC8081845 gene encoding uncharacterized protein LOC8081845, whose translation MWSFASNAIAGSLKKKGQPSKCSISNPDCSDDEVSSCTSREEGLDCPICWESFNLVENVPYVLWCGHTMCKNCILGLHWAVVKFPSLPIQLPLFISCPWCNLLSFRLVYKGNLRFPRKNYFLLWMVESMNGERAKFHSSNHEEHHSSWHSSAGTNSSHQHRRNATVRSESSSARETSVVGNIFHTDNISASLQKLMVCFMQLTAKFPLVIIFLLIVLYAVPASAAVLVLYALVTFLFALPSFLILYFAYPSLDWLVREIFA comes from the coding sequence ATGTGGAGCTTTGCATCAAATGCCATAGCTGGAAGCCTTAAGAAAAAGGGACAACCCTCAAAATGCAGCATATCCAATCCAGattgttctgatgatgaagtttCTTCATGTACCAGCAGAGAGGAAGGCCTTGATTGTCCAATATGTTGGGAATCCTTCAACCTTGTGGAGAATGTTCCCTATGTCTTGTGGTGTGGCCACACAATGTGCAAAAACTGCATCCTTGGTCTTCACTGGGCAGTTGTCAAGTTTCCGTCCCTTCCTATCCAGCTGCCTTTGTTCATCTCATGCCCCTGGTGCAACCTGTTGTCTTTCCGTCTGGTTTACAAGGGCAACCTCAGGTTCCCACGCAAGAACTACTTTCTGCTCTGGATGGTTGAGAGCATGAATGGTGAGAGAGCGAAATTCCATTCCTCTAATCATGAAGAGCACCATTCCTCATGGCATTCAAGTGCCGGCACAAATTCCAGTCATCAACACCGAAGAAATGCTACTGTACGATCAGAGAGCTCTTCTGCCAGAGAAACAAGTGTCGTCGGTAACATTTTCCACACTGACAACATTAGTGCTTCTCTGCAGAAGCTTATGGTATGCTTCATGCAGCTGACAGCCAAGTTTCCACTcgtgataatcttcctgctgataGTCCTTTATGCTGTCCCTGCAAGTGCTGCTGTTCTGGTCCTGTATGCCCTTGTCACGTTTTTGTTTGCACTGCCCTCATTTTTGATCCTCTACTTTGCTTATCCCAGCTTGGATTGGCTTGTCAGAGAGATCTTCGCTTAA
- the LOC110431807 gene encoding uncharacterized protein LOC110431807: protein MLRLHAGASTVACAPATPLPRQVTPRRAARGRRLGPCSAKKKKNAASEDEDEDDRRAGGGGVLSRTVLLRAGVALFALGFVDAGYSGDWSRIGAISKDTEELLKLGAYAVVPLSMALVFSLSEDHSDRKP, encoded by the exons ATGCTGCGTCTGCACGCCGGCGCCAGCACCGTTGCTTGCGCTCCCGCCACGCCGCTGCCGCGCCAGGTCACGCCCCGGCGGGCAGCGCGCGGGCGCCGTCTCGGGCCGTGCAGcgcgaagaagaagaagaatgcagcgagcgaggacgaggacgaggacgaccgGCGGGCGGGAGGCGGCGGCGTGCTCTCCAGGACCGTGCTGCTGCGGGCCGGCGTCGCGCTCTTCGCCCTCGGCTTCGTCGACGCCGG GTACAGCGGCGACTGGTCTCGCATCGGCGCCATCTCCAAGGACACCGAGGAGCTGCTCAAGCTGGGCGCCTACGCCGTCGTGCCGCTCTCTATGGCCCTCGTGTTTTCGTTATCCGAAGATCACAGCGACCGTAAACCTTAG